A window of Microcystis aeruginosa FD4 contains these coding sequences:
- a CDS encoding GtrA family protein, which produces MYLLKKNKFVAIVKKHRFVRFLLVGVINTLFGYFSFATLILIGLDYKLAALLATILGVLFNFQTTGRLVFGSKNNKLIFRFVLVYVVTFLLNVELLRIVDAIDIGIEQKTKMLIAGAILLLPMAVISFVLMKLFVFREGSQ; this is translated from the coding sequence ATGTATCTTCTTAAAAAGAATAAATTTGTCGCCATTGTCAAGAAACACAGATTTGTCCGTTTCTTGCTGGTTGGTGTAATAAATACCCTGTTTGGTTATTTTTCCTTTGCCACTCTTATTCTTATTGGACTGGATTACAAGTTAGCCGCTCTGCTGGCTACCATTCTGGGAGTTTTATTTAACTTTCAAACCACAGGAAGACTGGTTTTTGGTAGCAAAAACAACAAATTGATTTTTCGTTTTGTCTTAGTTTATGTGGTGACTTTCTTGTTGAATGTCGAGTTGCTGAGAATTGTTGATGCTATTGATATTGGCATCGAGCAAAAAACTAAAATGTTAATTGCTGGTGCTATCTTACTGTTGCCGATGGCCGTTATCTCTTTTGTTTTGATGAAACTATTTGTTTTTAGAGAAGGATCACAATGA
- a CDS encoding SDR family oxidoreductase has product MLTTHLSSWRELLLSIPLQCLAQPDEIAKLVVFLCSQDNTYLTGQSIIIDGGFTHK; this is encoded by the coding sequence TTGCTAACAACTCACCTGAGCAGTTGGCGGGAATTGCTGCTTTCCATTCCCCTCCAGTGCCTAGCCCAACCTGATGAAATCGCCAAATTAGTTGTTTTTCTGTGTTCGCAAGACAATACCTACCTCACCGGACAAAGTATAATTATTGATGGAGGATTTACCCATAAATAA
- the smc gene encoding chromosome segregation protein SMC — MVYIKKVELSHFKSFGGTTPIPFLPGFTVVSGPNGSGKSNILDALLFCLGLATSKGMRAERLPDLVNHSYNSQRHSAEASVSVTFDIADIPDATDRDWTVSRRLKVAKGGSYTSTYYINGETCTVSELHDQLNRLRIYPEGYNVVLQGDVTRIISMNAKERREIIDELAGVAEFDRKIEKTKENIDSVKEREERCQIIATELQKSLEKLALDRIKAEKYQKLKAQVQEKQQWEIVLHWQNLQQRCQQVKEQIQAGEKEKQVLTETIANLSEQIAQNSQELEKLNQQVKAFGEDEHLSLTSRLASQQAKRQQQQQRQKELENLEKESQTQKNRLLEEINRYNCELNQITAEKSRLETEILPSLLLATQTARETLETHRLQASSLAEASEAWVKEQSDLSRNITRLQEQLNPYRSQRAQLTERCDRLQTNIVEAGQRLQELEQVISTKTEESQEILQKINNSEPDIQNLAQKLTLAEQNRVISQDTQKRLLKEQRDKQRELDKLEATKQAQQEAQGTYATQILLQSDLPGICGLVAQLGEVEERYQIALEIAAGGRLGHVVVQDDSVAAAGIALLKQRRIGRATFLPLNKIRPPRPQDLSSLRHARGYLDLAVNLVKFQPQYREVFNYIFGSTVVFEDIDSARYYINQYRIVTLDGELLEMTGAMTGGSQPTRSGLRFGKISPKESSEAESLRERLAEIDRILTRNEEKITQFNNLISQLTQQLTETRQSHRENQLSLQQLSKDLQRLTTEKEDLIRQLSGQQEEITISRQRLEVLTREIPELELSLQQEQEKLTALEANHTHSEWQQVQGIIRAQELELQTQENHLATVREQLKDLQNQQIRLEEKSQESADRITEIEKIITDAVNQSNIGNLEIEKLDHNILEINQALQQLSQQLGETKQKRDQLETVLRQQKNQQQQAIWQSEKLVNNQEERQALRTTLQTEISQLESDLPNPLPEIPESDRDFEKIQSDIRQLQKKLEALEPVNMLALEEHQKTKERLDELSEKLQTLEGERTELLLRIENFTTLRFNAFQEAFTAVNENFKTIFATLSDGDGYLQLEDENDPFNGGLNLVAHPKGKPVQRLSSMSGGEKSLTALSFIFSLQRYRPSPFYAFDEVDMFLDGANVEKLAKMIQKQAQQAQFIVVSLRRPMIEASERTIGVTQARGTHTQVLGIKV, encoded by the coding sequence ATGGTTTACATCAAAAAGGTCGAACTCTCACACTTCAAATCCTTCGGGGGAACAACTCCTATACCCTTTTTACCGGGGTTTACGGTGGTTTCTGGTCCAAATGGTTCGGGAAAGTCGAATATCCTCGACGCATTGTTATTTTGCTTGGGATTAGCTACTTCCAAGGGAATGCGGGCCGAAAGATTACCGGATTTAGTCAATCACAGCTATAACAGTCAACGTCATAGCGCCGAAGCGAGTGTTTCGGTGACTTTTGATATTGCCGATATTCCCGACGCAACCGATAGGGATTGGACGGTTTCCCGACGCTTAAAAGTGGCCAAGGGTGGCAGCTATACTTCTACCTACTATATCAATGGGGAAACCTGTACGGTTAGTGAACTTCACGACCAGTTAAACCGTTTACGCATCTATCCTGAAGGGTACAACGTGGTGTTACAGGGGGACGTAACCCGAATTATCAGCATGAATGCCAAGGAAAGACGGGAAATTATCGATGAATTGGCAGGAGTAGCTGAATTTGACCGCAAAATTGAGAAAACTAAGGAGAATATCGATTCGGTTAAAGAAAGGGAAGAACGCTGCCAAATTATTGCCACAGAATTGCAAAAATCTCTGGAAAAATTAGCACTAGATCGCATTAAAGCCGAAAAATACCAAAAACTCAAGGCCCAAGTCCAAGAAAAACAACAATGGGAAATTGTCCTCCATTGGCAAAATCTCCAGCAGCGCTGCCAGCAAGTAAAAGAACAAATTCAAGCTGGGGAAAAGGAAAAACAGGTTTTAACCGAGACTATCGCCAATTTATCCGAACAAATCGCCCAAAATAGTCAAGAATTAGAGAAACTCAATCAACAGGTCAAAGCTTTCGGGGAAGATGAACACCTGTCCCTGACTTCCCGATTAGCGAGTCAACAGGCCAAACGACAACAACAGCAACAACGACAAAAAGAGTTAGAAAACCTCGAAAAAGAATCTCAGACACAGAAAAACAGACTTTTAGAGGAAATTAATCGTTATAATTGCGAATTAAACCAGATTACTGCTGAAAAAAGCCGTTTAGAAACTGAAATTTTACCCAGTCTCCTGCTGGCAACCCAAACCGCAAGGGAAACCCTAGAAACTCATCGTCTGCAAGCAAGTAGTCTCGCAGAAGCGTCAGAAGCTTGGGTAAAAGAACAAAGTGACCTTTCCCGCAATATTACCCGTCTTCAGGAACAATTAAACCCCTACCGTAGCCAACGGGCCCAATTGACCGAAAGATGCGATCGATTGCAAACTAATATAGTAGAAGCTGGTCAACGTCTGCAAGAATTAGAGCAAGTTATTAGCACAAAAACGGAAGAAAGTCAAGAAATATTACAAAAAATTAATAATTCTGAACCCGATATCCAAAATTTAGCCCAAAAACTCACCCTTGCTGAACAAAATCGCGTTATCAGTCAGGACACCCAAAAACGTCTGCTCAAGGAACAACGGGACAAACAGAGGGAATTAGATAAACTGGAAGCGACTAAGCAAGCTCAACAGGAGGCCCAGGGAACCTATGCCACTCAAATATTATTACAGTCAGATTTGCCCGGAATCTGCGGATTAGTGGCACAATTAGGCGAAGTAGAGGAACGTTATCAAATTGCTCTTGAAATCGCAGCCGGAGGTCGTTTAGGTCATGTAGTCGTCCAAGATGATAGCGTTGCGGCTGCCGGAATTGCCTTGCTAAAACAGCGTCGCATCGGTCGCGCCACTTTTTTACCCCTGAATAAAATTCGTCCTCCCCGTCCCCAAGATCTTTCCTCTCTGCGTCACGCGCGGGGTTATCTGGATTTAGCGGTGAATTTGGTTAAGTTTCAACCCCAGTATCGGGAGGTTTTTAACTATATTTTTGGCAGTACGGTGGTTTTCGAGGATATAGATTCTGCCCGTTATTATATCAATCAATATCGCATTGTCACTTTGGATGGCGAGTTATTAGAGATGACTGGCGCTATGACCGGAGGCAGCCAACCGACGCGATCGGGGCTGCGTTTTGGTAAAATTTCTCCGAAAGAGTCTAGTGAAGCGGAATCTCTACGGGAAAGATTAGCAGAAATCGATCGCATTCTTACCCGCAACGAAGAAAAAATTACCCAGTTTAATAATCTTATCAGTCAGTTAACCCAACAGTTAACCGAAACCCGTCAGAGTCATCGGGAAAATCAATTATCTCTACAACAATTAAGCAAGGATTTACAACGTTTAACCACAGAAAAAGAGGATTTAATCCGTCAATTATCAGGACAGCAAGAGGAAATTACTATTTCTCGTCAACGGTTAGAAGTATTAACCAGAGAAATTCCTGAGTTAGAGTTATCTTTACAGCAAGAACAGGAGAAATTAACTGCTTTAGAGGCCAATCATACCCATAGCGAATGGCAACAGGTACAGGGAATAATTCGCGCTCAAGAATTGGAGTTACAAACCCAAGAAAATCACCTCGCAACAGTCCGCGAACAGTTAAAAGACCTACAAAATCAACAAATCAGACTAGAGGAAAAAAGTCAAGAGTCTGCGGATAGAATTACCGAGATTGAGAAAATAATCACCGATGCAGTTAATCAGAGCAATATCGGAAATCTGGAGATAGAAAAACTTGATCACAATATTTTAGAAATCAATCAAGCTTTACAGCAATTATCGCAACAACTAGGAGAAACCAAGCAAAAAAGAGACCAATTAGAGACAGTTTTGCGACAACAAAAAAACCAACAACAACAGGCTATCTGGCAATCAGAAAAGTTAGTCAACAATCAAGAGGAAAGACAAGCATTACGAACCACTTTACAGACAGAAATTAGTCAACTAGAAAGTGACTTACCCAATCCCCTACCAGAAATTCCCGAAAGCGATCGAGATTTCGAGAAAATTCAAAGCGATATTCGGCAGTTACAAAAGAAATTAGAAGCTTTAGAACCGGTGAATATGTTAGCTTTAGAAGAACACCAAAAAACTAAAGAGAGATTAGATGAACTATCAGAAAAACTGCAAACTCTAGAAGGAGAAAGAACCGAACTACTTTTACGGATAGAAAACTTTACCACTCTCAGATTTAATGCTTTTCAGGAAGCATTTACGGCCGTTAACGAAAACTTTAAAACCATATTTGCCACCCTGTCCGATGGTGATGGTTACTTACAACTAGAAGACGAAAATGACCCCTTTAATGGTGGCTTAAATCTGGTGGCACATCCGAAAGGAAAACCGGTACAGCGATTAAGTTCCATGTCCGGGGGTGAGAAATCTTTAACCGCTTTAAGCTTTATTTTTTCCCTACAAAGATATCGTCCTTCTCCCTTTTATGCCTTTGATGAAGTGGATATGTTTTTAGATGGGGCCAATGTAGAAAAATTGGCTAAAATGATCCAAAAACAAGCACAACAAGCGCAGTTTATTGTCGTTAGTTTGCGTCGGCCGATGATTGAAGCATCAGAAAGAACCATCGGTGTCACCCAAGCGCGGGGAACCCATACACAGGTACTAGGAATTAAAGTGTAG
- a CDS encoding glycosyltransferase family 2 protein, with translation MKKITVMTPCYNEEGNVEDLYLRVKEVFNQLPNYEYEHIFIDNASHDKTVDILRNIAQKDHGVKVIVNARNFGPVRSGYYGILQCYGDAVIPIVADLQDPPELILEFVKKWEEGYKVVKAVKTPMKEGAFFYFARQIFYYLMDNLSDIKVTRNFTGFGLYDQKVINVLREINDPYPYFRGLIEELGFESFSFEYQQQRRKRGISSYNFYRYYSEAMLGITSHSNVPLRMATFLGFALSLLSLVVALGYLIAKLLFWNYFPLGTAPIMVGLFLLASVQLFFIGIIGEYIGLMHMRILKRPLVVERERINFY, from the coding sequence ATGAAAAAAATTACTGTAATGACTCCCTGTTATAATGAGGAGGGAAATGTCGAGGATCTTTACCTACGAGTTAAAGAGGTTTTCAATCAGTTACCTAACTACGAGTATGAACATATTTTTATCGATAACGCTTCTCACGACAAAACTGTTGATATACTGAGAAATATTGCTCAAAAAGACCACGGGGTCAAGGTCATAGTCAATGCGAGAAATTTCGGTCCCGTTCGTTCTGGTTACTATGGTATTCTTCAGTGTTACGGAGACGCGGTTATTCCTATCGTAGCAGATCTGCAAGATCCTCCCGAATTAATCCTAGAATTTGTCAAGAAGTGGGAAGAAGGCTATAAAGTTGTTAAAGCGGTTAAAACTCCGATGAAAGAAGGAGCTTTTTTCTATTTTGCCAGACAAATTTTTTATTATTTAATGGATAATCTCTCGGATATAAAAGTGACTAGAAATTTTACAGGTTTCGGGTTATACGATCAGAAAGTCATCAATGTTCTACGAGAGATTAACGATCCCTATCCCTATTTTAGGGGACTCATTGAAGAGTTAGGTTTTGAAAGTTTCTCTTTTGAGTATCAACAACAACGACGAAAACGGGGTATTAGTAGTTACAACTTCTATCGATACTATAGCGAGGCGATGCTGGGAATTACCAGTCACTCGAATGTTCCTTTGAGGATGGCTACATTTTTGGGTTTTGCTTTATCTCTCTTGAGTTTGGTAGTGGCGTTAGGTTATTTAATCGCCAAATTGTTGTTCTGGAATTATTTCCCTTTAGGAACCGCACCAATCATGGTTGGACTATTTTTACTCGCTTCTGTGCAACTATTTTTTATCGGTATTATCGGTGAATACATTGGCTTAATGCACATGAGAATTTTAAAAAGACCTTTAGTTGTGGAACGTGAAAGAATCAACTTTTATTAA
- a CDS encoding SDR family NAD(P)-dependent oxidoreductase, with product MQLIKGFSPAMKTAGWGRVFNISSIFVYSVTKAGLNALTRSAALEFATYGILVNAVCPGYVGTELTFANNSPEQLAGIAAFHSPPVPSPT from the coding sequence ATGCAATTAATCAAAGGGTTTTCTCCAGCCATGAAAACCGCAGGCTGGGGTAGAGTTTTTAACATCAGTTCTATTTTCGTCTATTCTGTCACCAAAGCCGGACTGAACGCCCTAACCCGCAGTGCTGCTCTAGAATTCGCCACCTATGGTATTCTAGTTAATGCAGTCTGTCCAGGTTATGTAGGCACGGAGCTAACTTTTGCTAACAACTCACCTGAGCAGTTGGCGGGAATTGCTGCTTTCCATTCCCCTCCAGTGCCTAGCCCAACCTGA
- a CDS encoding YciI family protein, giving the protein MPKFVIWGSYCENVLERRAPYRQAHLEGLNQQKERGILITIGPTADLSQVFAIYQAASESEVRELIEADPYWQNGIWTEYQVKEWIQAI; this is encoded by the coding sequence ATGCCGAAATTTGTTATTTGGGGTAGTTATTGTGAAAACGTGCTGGAAAGACGAGCACCCTATCGTCAAGCGCATCTAGAGGGATTAAATCAACAGAAAGAACGGGGAATTCTTATTACTATCGGACCAACGGCAGATTTAAGCCAAGTTTTCGCAATTTATCAGGCAGCCAGCGAGTCAGAAGTGCGGGAATTAATCGAAGCAGATCCGTACTGGCAAAATGGTATCTGGACAGAGTACCAAGTCAAGGAATGGATTCAAGCCATCTAA
- a CDS encoding type II toxin-antitoxin system RelE family toxin encodes MNYEVIIPKPVQKQLKSFPDDVQTRLNEKILLLTDEPRPSGVKKLKGYANEYRLRVGDYRVRYEIDDQGSVVIILSCRHRKDAYKG; translated from the coding sequence ATGAATTACGAAGTCATCATCCCTAAACCTGTGCAGAAGCAGTTGAAAAGCTTTCCAGATGATGTGCAAACTCGCCTGAACGAAAAAATCCTTCTGCTGACTGACGAACCCCGTCCTTCGGGAGTTAAAAAGTTGAAAGGCTATGCCAATGAATATCGTCTTAGGGTAGGTGATTATCGAGTGCGTTATGAAATTGACGATCAAGGCTCAGTTGTCATCATTCTGAGTTGTAGACATCGAAAAGATGCTTACAAAGGATGA